One Legionella hackeliae DNA segment encodes these proteins:
- a CDS encoding COG1361 family protein translates to MITTVFAGAPLWTFEPLTDTKIKVPANGTAIVQYRVTNQSRKTHTLTMQPMRGIRQITSGLNVCRNPFILRSKNSCILSLQINGSQLKRPITDGPVVCQQGNLNQCYRPSSTNILRITRGPVTDATISVNPSALNFVAGNNGMVTVTNTTGSPQPANNVVATIPGGSSISMQSTTCGASLAVGASCTITFTAPAAEGPTNIGISGSNTNTASVAVTVTSIPIATISVNPTTLLFAENSTGIVTVTNDVASLVPAENVVATIPGGSSISVQSTTCGASLAVGASCTITFTAPAAEGPTNIDISGSNTNTASVAVTVTSIPIATISVNPTTLLFAENSTGIVTVTNDVASLVPAENVVATIPGGSSISVQSTTCGASLAIGASCTITFASSIQEGPTTILITGDNTNTVSVDVMVTSQPQISITNPVQQNRVVTVSSITPLSLEITNDAGSVMNANAITVSNKADCPNLSFDDSNCTSVAPGGSCMLELTSNSPYAPCTITVSGNNTANSPTTLIAFSYLGGLVFQENAGSGKVVIDVAQGFISEWTAVPSNIAGATSLDDGFVNTNAIAVDAACLMQLLIVRP, encoded by the coding sequence ATGATTACAACAGTTTTTGCAGGGGCTCCATTGTGGACCTTTGAACCACTGACAGATACCAAGATTAAAGTGCCTGCCAATGGCACAGCCATAGTGCAATATAGAGTGACCAATCAGTCCAGAAAAACACATACATTAACTATGCAGCCCATGCGAGGCATTAGGCAAATCACCTCAGGCCTCAATGTTTGCCGCAATCCATTTATTCTCAGGAGCAAGAATTCCTGCATTCTGTCGTTACAGATAAACGGCAGTCAGTTAAAAAGGCCGATAACAGATGGTCCTGTGGTTTGCCAACAAGGGAACCTGAATCAGTGTTATCGGCCAAGTAGCACCAATATTTTGCGCATTACCCGTGGTCCCGTCACAGACGCTACGATTTCGGTAAACCCCTCTGCATTAAATTTTGTTGCTGGAAATAATGGAATGGTCACTGTAACTAACACTACGGGCTCGCCACAGCCGGCAAACAATGTCGTAGCAACCATTCCGGGCGGCAGCAGCATCAGCATGCAAAGCACGACCTGTGGTGCGAGTCTTGCAGTTGGAGCAAGCTGTACAATTACCTTTACTGCCCCAGCAGCGGAAGGCCCAACTAACATTGGCATCAGCGGCAGTAACACCAATACCGCGAGTGTTGCGGTGACTGTAACGTCCATACCGATAGCTACCATTAGTGTTAATCCGACTACACTGCTGTTTGCTGAAAATTCAACAGGCATTGTCACCGTGACTAATGATGTAGCCTCCCTAGTTCCAGCAGAGAATGTCGTAGCAACCATTCCGGGCGGCAGCAGCATCAGCGTGCAAAGCACGACCTGTGGTGCGAGTCTTGCAGTTGGAGCAAGCTGTACAATTACCTTTACTGCCCCAGCAGCGGAAGGCCCAACTAACATTGACATCAGCGGCAGTAACACCAATACCGCGAGTGTTGCGGTGACTGTCACGTCCATACCGATAGCTACCATTAGTGTTAATCCGACTACACTGCTGTTTGCTGAAAATTCAACAGGCATTGTCACCGTGACTAATGATGTAGCCTCCCTAGTTCCAGCAGAGAATGTCGTAGCAACTATTCCGGGGGGCAGCAGTATCAGCGTGCAAAGCACGACCTGTGGTGCGAGTCTTGCAATTGGAGCAAGCTGCACGATTACCTTTGCTTCAAGCATACAAGAAGGACCAACGACTATTCTCATCACCGGGGATAATACCAACACGGTGAGTGTCGATGTGATGGTGACCAGTCAGCCACAGATAAGCATCACAAACCCTGTACAGCAAAACCGGGTCGTTACGGTATCTTCAATAACACCGTTGTCATTAGAAATCACTAACGATGCGGGCAGTGTCATGAATGCGAATGCAATTACAGTCAGCAATAAGGCAGACTGCCCTAATCTATCTTTTGACGACAGCAATTGCACCAGTGTGGCCCCTGGGGGCAGTTGCATGTTGGAACTGACTTCCAACTCCCCTTATGCACCGTGCACGATTACCGTCAGCGGCAACAACACTGCCAACAGCCCCACGACCTTAATTGCTTTCTCTTATCTTGGAGGATTGGTGTTTCAAGAAAACGCGGGCAGTGGAAAGGTCGTTATTGATGTCGCGCAAGGTTTTATCAGCGAATGGACAGCTGTTCCTTCAAATATAGCCGGCGCGACAAGCCTGGATGATGGCTTTGTGAATACTAATGCTATTGCCGTTGATGCCGCTTGTTTAATGCAACTACTGATTGTGCGGCCCTAA
- a CDS encoding outer membrane protein: MKYRLFLSIATASVLGSTAFAGTMGPVYPSKDWTWVGSVSAGPVWARGGETQTFYLAPESEKTYAARKSTNAIASGELFVGLQKALASQWLGQLGLAAAATGNAKLQGVIWDDADPQFDNYSYQYKVRNTRIALKGKLLLDKGYWVMPWVSASLGVGFNRAHDFTNAPLIFEALPNSNFTSHTKTAFTYTLGAGLQKSISEHWQLGVGYEFADWGKSELGRALGQTMNSGLALNHLHTNGVLFNLTYIA, from the coding sequence ATGAAGTATCGTTTATTTCTTTCTATAGCAACAGCCAGTGTGTTGGGAAGCACAGCCTTTGCCGGCACCATGGGCCCTGTTTATCCCTCCAAAGACTGGACCTGGGTTGGTTCTGTGAGTGCGGGCCCCGTTTGGGCAAGAGGCGGTGAGACACAGACTTTTTATTTGGCGCCAGAGAGTGAAAAGACCTATGCGGCCAGAAAATCGACTAATGCCATTGCCTCGGGTGAACTGTTTGTTGGCCTACAAAAAGCATTGGCTTCTCAATGGCTGGGGCAACTGGGATTAGCAGCTGCAGCTACTGGCAATGCCAAACTTCAGGGTGTGATATGGGATGATGCCGACCCTCAATTTGATAATTACAGCTACCAATACAAAGTACGAAACACTCGCATAGCGCTAAAAGGCAAACTGTTGCTTGATAAAGGCTACTGGGTCATGCCCTGGGTGAGCGCAAGTCTTGGGGTGGGGTTTAACCGCGCTCATGATTTTACGAATGCGCCTTTGATTTTTGAAGCCTTACCCAATTCCAACTTTACAAGCCACACAAAAACCGCGTTCACCTATACGTTGGGTGCTGGGTTGCAAAAATCCATCAGCGAGCATTGGCAATTGGGGGTTGGTTATGAGTTTGCTGACTGGGGTAAAAGCGAACTGGGTCGCGCTTTAGGGCAGACCATGAATTCAGGGTTAGCCCTTAATCACCTCCACACCAATGGGGTGTTGTTTAATCTCACTTACATCGCATAA